Proteins from one Limisphaerales bacterium genomic window:
- a CDS encoding TIGR00266 family protein gives MHVDITHRPGNSAARVSLQPGETVTAEGGAMIAMSGNMNVQTTTHKRDQGSILGALKRLVTGESLFLNHFTAQGAPGEVFFGTALAGDMMQFEMGHGPAMLVQAGSYVASAPGVNMDMSWQGFGKALFSGESMFWIKLNGQGPVIINSFGAIYPIQVNGQYIVDTGHIVAFEESLNFEISKAGKSWLSSFLGGEGLVCKFIGQGTVWCQSHNVGSFGAALGPSLKPR, from the coding sequence ATGCACGTGGACATCACCCATCGGCCGGGAAACTCTGCCGCACGCGTGAGCCTGCAGCCCGGCGAAACCGTCACCGCTGAAGGCGGCGCCATGATCGCCATGAGCGGCAACATGAACGTGCAAACCACCACCCACAAGCGCGACCAAGGCTCCATCCTAGGCGCGCTCAAGCGGCTGGTCACCGGCGAGAGCCTGTTCCTCAACCACTTCACCGCCCAAGGCGCCCCCGGTGAAGTGTTCTTTGGCACCGCGTTGGCCGGCGATATGATGCAATTCGAGATGGGCCATGGCCCCGCCATGCTCGTGCAAGCCGGCAGCTACGTAGCCAGTGCCCCCGGAGTGAACATGGACATGAGCTGGCAAGGTTTCGGCAAGGCGCTCTTCTCCGGCGAAAGCATGTTTTGGATCAAGCTCAACGGCCAAGGACCGGTGATCATCAACTCCTTTGGCGCCATTTACCCCATCCAAGTGAACGGCCAATACATCGTGGACACCGGCCACATCGTGGCCTTTGAAGAATCTCTCAATTTCGAAATCAGCAAAGCCGGCAAAAGCTGGCTGTCCTCCTTCCTCGGCGGGGAAGGCTTGGTTTGCAAATTCATCGGCCAAGGCACCGTGTGGTGCCAGAGCCACAACGTCGGCAGCTTCGGCGCCGCCCTCGGCCCCAGCCTCAAGCCCCGTTAA
- a CDS encoding TIGR00266 family protein encodes MQSTIEGAPAFAYINVDLEPGETIIAESDAMSSMAADLDMDAKFNGGFFSGLAKAFLGGESLFVNHFTNNTPGVRRVSLVQGTPGNTREIDLNGQTLCLQPGAYIASTPEVKLGVKWAGFKSWFAKEGLFKLTVSGHGRVWYGAYGGLLEKQVDGEYIVDTSHLVAYEPQMQLKIQLAGGLFSSFAGGEGFVTRVEGKGKIVVQTRSLSGLADWVNPRI; translated from the coding sequence ATGCAAAGTACAATAGAAGGCGCACCGGCCTTCGCTTATATAAACGTGGATCTTGAGCCTGGGGAAACCATCATCGCCGAGTCCGATGCGATGAGCAGCATGGCCGCGGATCTGGATATGGACGCCAAATTCAATGGCGGGTTTTTCAGCGGGCTGGCCAAAGCCTTCCTCGGCGGCGAAAGCCTGTTCGTCAACCATTTCACCAACAACACCCCCGGCGTCCGGCGGGTTTCGCTGGTGCAAGGCACCCCGGGCAACACCCGCGAGATTGATCTCAACGGCCAAACCCTGTGCCTGCAACCCGGCGCCTACATCGCCAGCACCCCGGAAGTGAAGCTGGGCGTGAAATGGGCCGGGTTCAAGTCGTGGTTTGCCAAGGAAGGCCTCTTCAAGCTCACCGTGAGCGGCCACGGCCGCGTCTGGTACGGCGCCTACGGCGGCTTGCTTGAAAAGCAGGTGGACGGCGAATACATCGTGGACACCTCGCACCTCGTGGCCTACGAGCCGCAAATGCAATTGAAAATCCAACTTGCCGGCGGATTATTTAGCAGCTTCGCCGGCGGCGAAGGCTTTGTCACCCGGGTGGAAGGCAAGGGCAAAATCGTCGTGCAAACCCGCAGCCTCAGCGGCCTGGCTGACTGGGTGAACCCACGGATCTAG